Below is a window of Chryseobacterium indicum DNA.
AAATCTGAAAGGAAGCGGAGGTGGATTTTCGGGTGAAGGTTTAGGCGGTGGAGATTGCGGAGATTATTTCCCACAAGATCCTCCGATGCCGGGAGAGCCTTATAACTGCGGCTGCAATTACCTTGCATGGTGCGAAAAAATGTCTGCCTGCGTACACATGAACTTTTATAGTGCAGAAAATTGTCATCTTTAATACAAACTAAAACAAATTTTATTATGAAAAATCTGAAAAAACTAACAAGAAAAGATTTAAAAGATCTAAAAGGTGGAGGATTAAATGATTGCGGAGCATATTTCCCGCCAGAACCACCACTTCCGGGAGAACCGTATGATTGTGGCTGCAACCTTATGTGGTGCGCAAAAAGAAGTGCATGTATTCATCAGAATATGTACTCTCCGCAAATCTGCGAATAATTAAAAATTTTAAATTTCAATTTAAATCTGATGTATAACAATAGCAATCTTCTTAACGGAAGATTGCTTATATTAAAGTATGGAAAAAGACATTTTAGATAATATTGAGCTTCGTTCTGAAAGTGTTCAGGATATTCTTACCCAGCCTCCTCATTGGATGATCCGATGGGGGAA
It encodes the following:
- a CDS encoding bacteriocin-like protein, whose product is MKNLKKLTRKDLKNLKGSGGGFSGEGLGGGDCGDYFPQDPPMPGEPYNCGCNYLAWCEKMSACVHMNFYSAENCHL
- a CDS encoding bacteriocin-like protein encodes the protein MKNLKKLTRKDLKDLKGGGLNDCGAYFPPEPPLPGEPYDCGCNLMWCAKRSACIHQNMYSPQICE